In Amycolatopsis sp. EV170708-02-1, the following are encoded in one genomic region:
- a CDS encoding response regulator transcription factor translates to MTAAEIQVLLVDDQELVRSGLRRILRRRDGFVIAGECGDGSEVPAALAAHEVDVIVMDLRMKNVGGVEATRRLRRTGGHPPVLALTTFDDDNLLADALRAGAAGYVLKDSPAEDLIRAVRAVAAGDAWLDPGVTGRVLAAYRQAAGNGSGGRSPELLTPREQDVLRAIGRGLTNAEIAATLVISEVTVKSHIGRIFTKLQLRDRAAAIVYAFDHGIVVPG, encoded by the coding sequence GTGACCGCCGCCGAGATCCAGGTGCTGCTGGTCGACGATCAGGAGCTGGTCCGGTCCGGGCTGCGGCGCATCCTGCGGCGGCGCGACGGGTTCGTCATCGCGGGGGAATGCGGCGACGGCTCGGAGGTGCCCGCGGCGCTGGCCGCGCACGAGGTCGACGTCATCGTGATGGACCTGCGGATGAAGAACGTCGGCGGCGTCGAGGCCACCAGGCGGCTGCGGCGGACCGGCGGGCATCCACCCGTGCTCGCGCTGACCACCTTCGACGACGACAACCTCTTGGCCGACGCGCTGCGGGCGGGCGCGGCGGGCTATGTGCTCAAGGATTCTCCCGCCGAAGACCTGATCCGGGCCGTGCGGGCGGTCGCCGCGGGCGACGCCTGGCTGGATCCCGGGGTCACCGGGCGGGTGCTCGCCGCCTACCGGCAGGCCGCCGGGAACGGCAGCGGCGGACGCTCACCGGAACTGCTGACACCGAGGGAACAGGACGTGCTCAGGGCGATCGGCCGGGGACTGACCAACGCGGAGATCGCCGCGACCCTCGTGATTTCGGAGGTGACGGTGAAAAGCCATATCGGCCGGATCTTCACCAAGCTCCAGCTGCGGGACCGGGCGGCCGCGATCGTGTACGCGTTCGATCACGGGATCGTGGTGCCGGGCTAG
- a CDS encoding histidine kinase: protein MHDVVGHSLSITLLHLTGARHALQQDRDVDEAIEALTEAEQVGRAAMADIRRTVGLLADSPSGSAPLPGVEDIATLVERTRSAGLAVRYTQEGDLGRVGASEGLGLYRIVQESLVNVVKHAPGATAEVRLNAGRSGLNLVVSNTLPATVRRAAEDGSGLAGMAVRAAQLGADLSAGPSGRQWIVRVTVPGVKP, encoded by the coding sequence GTGCACGACGTCGTCGGCCATTCGCTCAGCATCACCCTGCTGCACCTGACCGGTGCCCGGCATGCGTTGCAGCAGGACCGCGACGTCGACGAGGCGATCGAAGCGCTGACCGAAGCCGAGCAGGTGGGACGCGCCGCGATGGCCGACATCCGCCGCACGGTCGGCCTGCTCGCCGACTCGCCGTCGGGCAGCGCCCCGCTGCCGGGCGTGGAGGACATCGCGACGCTGGTGGAACGCACCCGCAGCGCCGGACTGGCGGTGCGCTATACACAGGAAGGCGACCTCGGCCGGGTAGGCGCCTCGGAAGGATTGGGCCTCTACCGGATCGTGCAGGAATCACTTGTCAACGTCGTCAAGCACGCCCCCGGAGCGACCGCGGAGGTGCGGCTGAACGCCGGCCGTTCGGGGTTGAACCTCGTCGTCAGCAACACCCTCCCCGCCACCGTCCGGCGCGCGGCGGAGGACGGGTCCGGACTGGCCGGGATGGCCGTCCGGGCGGCCCAGCTCGGCGCCGACCTCAGCGCCGGCCCCAGTGGCAGGCAGTGGATCGTGCGGGTCACCGTGCCGGGAGTCAAACCGTGA
- a CDS encoding MmcQ/YjbR family DNA-binding protein, translated as MKPAALRKICLGFPGAREEFPFGEDNSVFKVAGKVFALSPLKAKPLRISLKCEPDLAVRLRAGHPAIIPGYHLNKRHWNTVELDGSLTDDFVREMIEDSYDLVVAGLPKREQEKLNWVALSQE; from the coding sequence ATGAAGCCAGCCGCCCTCCGGAAGATCTGCCTCGGCTTCCCCGGCGCCCGGGAGGAGTTCCCGTTCGGGGAGGACAACAGCGTGTTCAAGGTCGCGGGCAAGGTGTTCGCGCTCAGCCCGCTCAAGGCGAAACCGCTGCGGATCAGCCTCAAATGCGAGCCGGACCTCGCCGTCCGGTTGCGCGCCGGGCATCCGGCGATCATCCCCGGCTACCACCTGAACAAACGACACTGGAACACCGTCGAGCTGGACGGCTCGCTGACCGACGACTTCGTCCGGGAGATGATCGAGGACTCCTACGACCTCGTCGTCGCGGGCCTGCCGAAACGAGAACAGGAGAAACTGAACTGGGTCGCGCTCAGCCAGGAATGA
- a CDS encoding SGNH/GDSL hydrolase family protein, with product MRVKQLAVAGILLLGVVPGVAAAAPPSQMERAAPSGWVGTWAAAPAAGVAGTDNGYPNFSIRNIVHTSVGGHEVRVRLSNAFGRTPVLFGRVTVAVAVGPDTPQAVPGTMRTLTFGGDREVTVPPGADILSDGAALTVPRDGDLLVTTYTPTPSGPVTYHPLATQNSYFTRNGDKAADESAAAFPEKTAVWHYVSGVDVRGRGLRGSVVAIGDSITDGANSTWGANLRWPDQLADKISARTGVLNAGISGNRLLLDGGTYGVNALARLDRDVLGQSGVRTAIVFEGINDIQQTPHQADPNKIISALKQIAGRAHDRGLRVLGATITPWKGWGSYTPQLEETRQAVNRFIRTSRLFDGYIDFDAVIRDPADPQRMKPEYDSGDHLHPGDKGFTAMADAVPLSGLG from the coding sequence ATGCGCGTGAAGCAGCTCGCCGTAGCGGGGATCCTGTTGCTGGGCGTGGTACCGGGGGTCGCCGCGGCGGCCCCGCCGTCTCAGATGGAACGCGCCGCCCCGAGCGGCTGGGTGGGCACCTGGGCGGCCGCTCCCGCGGCCGGGGTCGCCGGGACCGACAACGGTTACCCGAACTTCTCGATCCGCAACATCGTCCACACCAGCGTCGGCGGGCACGAGGTGCGGGTGCGGCTGTCCAACGCCTTCGGCCGGACGCCGGTGCTGTTCGGCCGGGTGACCGTCGCGGTCGCCGTCGGCCCGGACACCCCGCAGGCCGTGCCCGGCACGATGCGCACGCTGACCTTCGGCGGAGATCGCGAGGTCACCGTGCCGCCGGGCGCCGACATCCTCAGCGACGGCGCGGCGCTGACGGTGCCGAGGGACGGCGATCTCCTGGTCACCACGTACACGCCGACGCCGTCGGGCCCGGTCACCTACCACCCGTTGGCGACGCAGAACTCCTACTTCACCCGGAACGGCGACAAGGCGGCCGACGAGTCGGCGGCGGCGTTCCCGGAGAAGACCGCGGTCTGGCACTACGTGTCCGGAGTGGATGTCCGTGGCCGGGGGCTGCGGGGCAGCGTCGTGGCGATCGGCGACTCGATCACCGACGGGGCGAACTCGACCTGGGGCGCGAACCTGCGCTGGCCCGATCAGCTCGCCGACAAGATCAGCGCGCGGACGGGCGTGCTCAACGCCGGGATCAGCGGCAACCGGCTGCTGCTCGACGGCGGCACCTACGGCGTCAACGCGCTGGCCCGGCTGGACCGCGACGTGCTCGGCCAGTCCGGCGTGCGGACGGCGATCGTGTTCGAGGGCATCAACGACATCCAGCAGACGCCGCACCAGGCCGACCCGAACAAGATCATCTCGGCGTTGAAGCAGATCGCCGGCCGCGCACACGACCGCGGTCTGCGAGTGCTGGGCGCGACGATCACGCCGTGGAAGGGCTGGGGTTCGTACACGCCGCAGCTCGAGGAGACCCGGCAGGCGGTGAACCGGTTCATCCGGACGAGCCGGCTCTTCGACGGCTACATCGACTTCGACGCGGTGATCCGCGACCCCGCCGACCCGCAGCGGATGAAACCCGAGTACGACTCCGGCGATCACCTCCACCCCGGCGACAAGGGCTTCACCGCGATGGCGGACGCCGTCCCGCTGTCCGGGCTCGGCTAG
- a CDS encoding FAD-binding oxidoreductase has translation MASSDSGIRETARLVRFAEHEARAETLRAQLADLHGTIRLAKRTSNLFRARKATSTPGLDVSGFTHVLDVDPLARTADVEGMVTYEQLVDATLPHGLMPLVVPQLKTITLGGAVTGLGIESSSFRNGLVHESVLEMELLTGDGRIVVARPDNEHSELFHGFPNSYGTLGYALRLKIELEPVKPYVRLDHVRYEDLEEYFAALGEACRSGSADFVDGTVFGPGEQYLTLGTFTSSAPVTSDYTWLDIYYKSIRSRETDHLSVRDYLWRWDTDWFWCSRAFGVQHRLPRLLLGRRLLRSSVYWKVVALDRRFGIAAKLLKLRRLPPEETVVQDIEVPLSRAAEFLDFFRREIPISPVWVCPLKQRPGGVNSPLYEMDPETLYVNFGFWSAVPLDPGEAPDTHNRLIEAEVTRLGGRKSLYSDSFYAEEEFWRLYNGDAYRKLKTAYDPDGRLLDLYAKCVRRR, from the coding sequence ATGGCGAGCAGCGACAGCGGGATCCGGGAGACGGCGCGGCTGGTCCGGTTCGCCGAACACGAAGCGCGAGCCGAAACCCTCCGGGCACAGCTCGCCGATCTCCACGGCACCATCCGGCTGGCGAAGCGGACGTCGAACCTGTTCCGGGCACGGAAGGCGACCAGCACCCCGGGGCTGGACGTCTCGGGATTCACGCACGTGCTCGACGTCGATCCCTTGGCGCGCACGGCCGACGTCGAAGGCATGGTCACTTACGAGCAGCTGGTGGACGCGACCCTGCCCCACGGGTTGATGCCGCTGGTCGTGCCGCAGCTCAAGACGATCACGCTCGGCGGCGCGGTCACCGGCCTCGGCATCGAGTCGTCCTCGTTCCGCAACGGGCTCGTGCACGAGTCGGTGCTGGAGATGGAGCTGCTCACCGGCGACGGCCGGATCGTCGTCGCCAGGCCGGACAACGAGCACAGCGAGCTCTTCCACGGCTTCCCGAACTCGTACGGGACACTCGGCTACGCGTTGCGGTTGAAGATCGAGCTGGAGCCGGTCAAGCCGTACGTCCGGCTCGACCACGTCCGGTACGAAGACCTAGAGGAGTACTTCGCGGCGCTCGGCGAGGCCTGCCGCAGCGGGTCGGCCGACTTCGTGGACGGAACGGTCTTCGGGCCGGGCGAGCAGTACTTGACCCTGGGCACCTTCACCTCGTCGGCGCCGGTGACCAGCGATTACACCTGGCTCGACATCTACTACAAGTCGATCCGCTCCCGCGAGACCGACCACTTGAGCGTCCGGGACTACCTGTGGCGCTGGGACACGGACTGGTTCTGGTGCTCGCGGGCGTTCGGCGTGCAGCACCGGCTCCCCCGGCTGCTGCTGGGCAGGCGGCTGCTGCGGTCGTCGGTCTACTGGAAGGTCGTGGCGCTCGATCGCCGGTTCGGGATCGCCGCGAAACTGCTCAAGCTGCGCCGTCTTCCGCCGGAAGAGACCGTGGTCCAGGACATCGAAGTGCCGCTGTCGCGGGCCGCGGAGTTCCTGGACTTCTTCCGCCGCGAGATCCCGATCAGCCCGGTGTGGGTCTGCCCGCTGAAGCAGCGGCCGGGCGGCGTGAACTCGCCGCTGTACGAGATGGACCCCGAAACGCTGTACGTCAACTTCGGGTTCTGGTCCGCGGTGCCACTGGACCCGGGCGAGGCGCCGGATACGCACAATCGGCTGATCGAGGCCGAAGTGACCCGGCTCGGCGGGCGGAAATCGCTGTATTCCGACAGTTTCTATGCCGAAGAGGAGTTCTGGCGGCTCTACAACGGCGACGCCTACCGGAAACTTAAGACGGCCTACGACCCCGACGGCCGCCTGCTCGACCTGTACGCGAAATGCGTGCGGCGGCGGTGA
- a CDS encoding class I SAM-dependent methyltransferase codes for MAGTTTVGKIFERLLGPSAEVSITAYDGSTSGPADAPVSIRVRSPLALTYLMSSPGDLGLARAYVAGALDVDGDLYTALRALVSQVDQLSAADRLWLLRELGPRHLRRVAPPAEELPSRAKRVFDGLRHSKARDSNAISNHYDVSNRFYELVLGPSMAYTCAAYPSDDASLEEAQAHKFDLVCRKLGLRPGMRLLDVGCGWGGMVEHAVENYGVEALGVTLSREQAQWAQKDIVTKGLADKAEVRHLDYRDVTETGFDAVSSIGLTEHIGARNLPSYFRFLAGKLKPRGRLLNHSITNPDTSVPHRSRGFIDRYVFPDGELESVGEIATAMHDSGLEVRHSENLREHYATTLGAWCANLDANWDEAVAEAGAGRSRVWALYMAACRLAFERREIELHQVLGVKAGPDGDAGMPLRPDWGV; via the coding sequence ATGGCTGGGACGACTACCGTCGGGAAGATCTTCGAGCGGTTGCTCGGCCCGAGCGCCGAAGTGTCCATCACCGCCTACGACGGCAGCACGAGCGGCCCGGCGGACGCGCCGGTGTCGATCCGGGTGCGGTCGCCGCTGGCGTTGACGTATCTGATGTCGTCCCCTGGCGACCTCGGGCTCGCCCGTGCCTACGTCGCCGGCGCGCTCGACGTGGACGGCGATCTCTACACGGCGTTGCGCGCGCTCGTTTCCCAGGTCGATCAGCTCAGCGCCGCGGACCGGTTGTGGCTGCTGCGTGAGCTCGGGCCGAGGCACCTGCGCCGCGTCGCCCCACCCGCCGAAGAACTGCCGAGCCGCGCCAAGCGTGTCTTCGACGGGCTACGGCACTCGAAAGCGCGAGACAGCAACGCGATCTCGAACCATTACGACGTCTCGAACCGGTTCTACGAACTGGTGCTCGGCCCGTCGATGGCCTACACCTGCGCCGCGTATCCGTCCGACGACGCGTCGCTGGAAGAGGCGCAGGCGCACAAATTCGACCTGGTGTGCCGGAAACTGGGGCTCCGGCCCGGGATGCGGCTGCTGGACGTCGGCTGCGGCTGGGGCGGGATGGTCGAGCACGCCGTCGAGAACTACGGCGTCGAGGCGCTGGGTGTCACCCTTTCGCGCGAGCAGGCGCAGTGGGCGCAGAAGGACATCGTGACCAAGGGGCTCGCGGACAAGGCCGAAGTACGGCATCTCGACTACCGCGACGTCACCGAAACGGGTTTCGACGCGGTGTCGTCGATCGGGCTCACCGAGCACATCGGCGCGCGCAACCTTCCGTCGTACTTCCGTTTCCTCGCCGGGAAACTCAAACCGCGCGGGCGTTTGCTGAACCACAGCATCACCAACCCGGACACCTCCGTCCCGCACCGGTCACGCGGGTTCATCGACCGCTACGTCTTCCCCGACGGCGAGCTGGAGTCCGTCGGCGAGATCGCCACCGCGATGCACGACAGCGGGCTGGAGGTGCGGCATTCCGAGAACCTCCGCGAGCATTACGCCACCACCCTCGGCGCCTGGTGCGCCAACCTCGACGCGAACTGGGACGAGGCCGTCGCCGAAGCGGGCGCCGGCCGGAGCCGCGTCTGGGCGCTGTACATGGCCGCGTGCCGCCTCGCCTTCGAGCGGCGGGAGATCGAACTGCACCAGGTGCTCGGGGTGAAGGCCGGCCCGGACGGCGACGCGGGCATGCCGCTGCGGCCGGACTGGGGCGTTTAG
- a CDS encoding thiamine pyrophosphate-binding protein, translated as MNVAELVGRTLAELGVGMAFGVVGSGNFEATNGLRAGGARFVAARHEGGAASMADAYARMSGQVPVLSLHQGCGLTNALTGITEAAKSRTPMIVLAGDTAASAVLSNFRVGQDALAAAVGAEPERVHGARTAVADTVRAYRTAVQRRRTVLLNLPLDVQAQEAPEAVPVPEVPGPASIRPSAEAIAELAALLVEARRPVFIAGRGARESAKPLKELAEVSGALLATSAVAHGLFHDDPFAIGISGGFSSPRAADLVKDADLVIGWGCALNMWTTRHGTLLGPGARLVQVDVDQAALGAHRTIDLGVVGDVTSTAVDVHAELVRRGHESHREIPESTRWNDVPYNDLSGGGRIDPRTLSRRLDEILPAERVVSIDSGNFMGYPSAYLSVPDENGFCFTQAFQSIGLGLGTAIGAALARPERLPVLGVGDGGFHMAVAELETAVRLRIPLVVIVYNDAAYGAEIHHFGAADMTTVRFPDTDIAAIGRGFGCAGVTVRSAEDLAAVKVWLDGSRDAPLVVDAKIADDGGSWWLAEAFRH; from the coding sequence ATGAACGTCGCGGAGCTGGTCGGCCGCACGCTCGCGGAGCTCGGCGTCGGCATGGCGTTCGGGGTCGTGGGCAGCGGCAACTTCGAGGCCACCAACGGGTTGCGGGCCGGCGGTGCGCGGTTCGTCGCCGCGCGGCACGAGGGCGGCGCGGCGAGCATGGCCGACGCGTACGCCCGGATGAGCGGTCAGGTGCCGGTTCTGAGTCTCCATCAGGGCTGCGGGCTGACCAACGCGCTCACCGGGATCACCGAGGCGGCCAAGAGCCGGACGCCGATGATCGTCTTGGCCGGGGACACCGCGGCGTCGGCGGTGCTGTCGAACTTCCGGGTCGGCCAGGACGCGCTCGCGGCCGCCGTCGGCGCGGAGCCCGAACGCGTGCACGGCGCGCGCACCGCGGTCGCCGACACCGTCCGCGCCTATCGGACGGCCGTGCAGCGGCGACGGACCGTCCTGCTCAACCTTCCTCTCGACGTCCAAGCCCAGGAAGCGCCCGAAGCGGTCCCGGTCCCGGAAGTCCCCGGCCCGGCGTCGATCCGCCCGAGCGCGGAGGCGATCGCGGAGCTGGCCGCGCTCCTCGTCGAAGCGCGGCGGCCGGTGTTCATCGCCGGCCGCGGCGCGCGTGAGAGCGCCAAACCACTCAAGGAGCTCGCGGAGGTCTCTGGCGCACTGCTCGCGACTTCGGCGGTGGCGCACGGCCTCTTCCACGACGACCCCTTCGCGATCGGGATCTCGGGCGGCTTCTCGTCGCCGCGAGCGGCAGACCTCGTCAAGGACGCCGACCTCGTGATCGGCTGGGGGTGCGCGCTGAACATGTGGACCACCCGGCACGGCACGCTGCTCGGCCCGGGTGCCCGGCTGGTCCAGGTCGACGTCGATCAGGCGGCGCTCGGCGCGCACCGGACGATCGACCTGGGCGTCGTCGGCGACGTCACCAGCACGGCCGTGGACGTGCACGCCGAACTCGTCAGGCGGGGCCACGAAAGCCACCGCGAAATCCCCGAAAGCACACGATGGAACGACGTCCCGTATAACGACCTATCCGGCGGCGGACGGATCGATCCACGTACGCTCAGCCGCCGTCTCGACGAGATCTTGCCCGCCGAACGGGTGGTTTCGATCGACTCCGGCAACTTCATGGGCTACCCGAGCGCGTACCTGTCCGTCCCCGACGAGAACGGTTTCTGCTTCACGCAGGCGTTCCAGAGCATCGGGCTGGGCCTCGGGACGGCGATCGGCGCCGCGCTGGCCCGGCCGGAGCGGCTGCCGGTGCTCGGGGTGGGCGACGGCGGGTTCCACATGGCCGTCGCCGAGCTGGAAACCGCCGTGCGGCTACGGATCCCGCTCGTCGTCATCGTCTACAACGACGCGGCGTACGGCGCCGAGATCCACCACTTCGGTGCCGCGGACATGACGACGGTCCGGTTCCCCGACACCGACATCGCGGCGATCGGACGCGGTTTCGGCTGCGCCGGGGTCACCGTGCGGTCGGCCGAGGATCTCGCCGCCGTCAAGGTTTGGCTCGACGGATCACGGGACGCGCCGCTCGTCGTCGACGCCAAGATCGCCGACGACGGCGGCTCGTGGTGGCTCGCCGAGGCGTTCCGCCACTAA
- a CDS encoding cyclase family protein — protein MSLLAQLNSAITTGAIEVVDLTAPLSASTPILRLPEPFANTIPFGLEEISRYDERGPRWYWNNIHTGEHTGTHLDVPVHWVSGKDGHDVSEVPLRTLVAPAVVLDASARAAEDPDFLLSVEDIREWERVNGPLPDGGWLLYRTGWDARSHDQETFLNNDENGPHTPGVSGECARWLAEEAPITGFGVETVGTDAGQALALEPAFPCHELLLGAGKHGLTQLQNLASLPPTGSLLVVSPLPIVGGSGSPARVYALVERA, from the coding sequence ATGTCGTTGTTGGCCCAGCTGAACTCCGCGATCACCACGGGCGCGATCGAGGTCGTCGATCTCACCGCCCCGTTGAGCGCGAGCACCCCGATCCTCCGGCTGCCGGAGCCGTTCGCGAACACGATCCCGTTCGGCCTGGAGGAGATCAGCCGGTACGACGAACGCGGGCCGCGCTGGTACTGGAACAACATCCACACCGGCGAGCACACCGGGACCCACCTCGACGTCCCCGTGCACTGGGTGTCGGGAAAGGACGGCCACGACGTCTCCGAGGTGCCGTTGCGCACGCTGGTCGCCCCGGCCGTGGTGCTCGACGCGTCGGCTCGCGCGGCCGAAGACCCGGACTTCCTGCTTTCCGTGGAAGACATCCGTGAGTGGGAGCGGGTGAACGGGCCGCTGCCCGATGGTGGCTGGCTGCTCTACCGCACGGGCTGGGACGCTCGTTCGCATGATCAGGAGACCTTCCTCAACAACGACGAGAACGGTCCGCACACCCCGGGTGTGTCGGGGGAGTGCGCTCGCTGGCTCGCGGAGGAGGCGCCGATCACCGGGTTCGGGGTCGAGACCGTCGGCACCGACGCGGGGCAGGCACTCGCACTCGAACCGGCCTTCCCGTGCCACGAACTTCTTCTGGGCGCGGGAAAACACGGCTTGACGCAGTTGCAGAACCTGGCGAGCCTGCCGCCCACCGGATCGCTGCTGGTCGTCAGCCCGCTCCCGATCGTCGGCGGTTCCGGCAGTCCCGCCAGGGTCTACGCGCTGGTCGAGCGGGCATGA
- a CDS encoding GNAT family N-acetyltransferase, whose product MVEVALRPVEDRDLDTLYELMRDPESVRMAAFIARDPDDREAFDLHMAKLRTSPDLILRAVTGDGRFLGTIGRFFVDGDAEITYWIDRAVWGRGVASRALALLLEMVEDRPLYARAASDNLGSLRVLRKAGFAVVGTEIAYASARDAEIEETILRLDG is encoded by the coding sequence ATGGTCGAGGTGGCACTGCGGCCGGTCGAGGATCGCGACCTGGACACCTTGTACGAGCTGATGCGTGACCCCGAATCGGTCCGGATGGCCGCGTTCATCGCCAGGGATCCCGACGATCGCGAAGCCTTCGACCTCCACATGGCGAAGTTGAGGACTTCTCCTGATCTCATCCTGCGCGCGGTGACCGGTGACGGACGATTCCTCGGCACCATCGGCAGGTTCTTCGTGGACGGCGACGCGGAAATCACCTACTGGATCGACCGTGCGGTTTGGGGGCGGGGCGTCGCCAGCCGAGCCCTTGCGCTCCTTCTGGAGATGGTCGAGGACCGGCCTCTGTATGCGCGCGCCGCGAGCGACAATCTCGGGTCACTTCGGGTGCTGAGGAAGGCGGGCTTCGCCGTCGTCGGCACCGAGATCGCTTACGCGTCCGCTCGGGACGCCGAGATCGAAGAAACCATTCTGCGCCTTGACGGTTGA
- a CDS encoding deoxyguanosinetriphosphate triphosphohydrolase family protein: MSEGTFGTARRHPVKEQDTAYRDDYQRDRDRVLYSSAFRRLAGVAQVAAVNEQLVLHNRLTHSLKVAQMGRRLVQHLRYQLDDPKRGFPEGSNLNEDVVETAGLVHDIGHPPFGHIAEEVLGQRLAQIEGLEGFEGNAQSFRVVTKLARRKMEHPGLNLTQATLNAILKYPRLKSGDSPTALWTDRGYGDKWGAYQTEKVDFDWAREGSRRDLRSANAVLMDWADDISYATHDLEDYFRAGLIPLHSLSVDKERILKHGLRRLKQHRGFDEFRFRNELETIIAEFGGRLHSQCWETRKNRVQMNKISSGHLTRFVKAVRLLGEPPYVEIEQSSQYRVAALKELTWFYVINRPPLAIQQEGQKRIIGSLFDRLMMCLEKSPSSPKIPIQLRGIYRDITHDDTAEGTSERSKEAGCARAVTDYICLLTEAQAVDLGERLAGRSQSSMFGTWFN; this comes from the coding sequence ATGTCGGAGGGGACGTTCGGAACTGCTCGACGCCATCCTGTGAAAGAACAGGACACCGCGTATCGGGACGACTATCAGCGGGATCGGGACCGGGTTCTCTATTCGTCCGCGTTCCGGCGGCTGGCCGGGGTGGCGCAGGTCGCCGCGGTCAACGAGCAACTGGTGTTGCACAACCGGCTCACCCACAGTTTGAAGGTCGCGCAGATGGGGCGAAGACTTGTGCAGCATCTGCGCTATCAATTGGACGATCCGAAGCGTGGCTTCCCGGAAGGATCGAATCTGAACGAGGACGTCGTCGAGACGGCGGGACTCGTGCACGACATCGGACACCCGCCGTTCGGCCACATCGCGGAGGAGGTCCTCGGCCAGCGGCTGGCTCAGATCGAAGGGCTGGAAGGCTTCGAAGGGAACGCGCAGTCCTTCCGGGTGGTGACGAAGCTCGCCCGGCGGAAGATGGAGCACCCGGGCCTCAACCTGACCCAGGCGACGTTGAACGCGATCCTCAAGTATCCGCGTCTCAAGTCGGGTGATTCGCCAACGGCCTTGTGGACCGACCGTGGCTACGGGGACAAATGGGGTGCGTATCAGACCGAAAAGGTGGACTTCGACTGGGCGAGGGAAGGTAGCCGCCGTGACTTGAGATCCGCGAACGCGGTCCTGATGGATTGGGCGGACGACATCAGTTACGCGACACATGATCTAGAGGACTACTTTCGCGCCGGTCTCATCCCCTTGCACAGTTTGTCGGTGGATAAGGAACGCATACTCAAGCATGGCCTCCGCCGGCTGAAGCAGCACAGGGGATTCGACGAGTTCCGATTCCGGAACGAGCTCGAAACGATCATCGCCGAGTTCGGCGGACGCCTGCACTCCCAGTGCTGGGAGACCCGTAAGAACCGGGTGCAGATGAACAAGATCAGCAGCGGCCACCTCACCCGGTTCGTGAAGGCGGTCCGGCTGCTCGGCGAACCACCCTATGTCGAGATCGAGCAGAGCAGTCAGTACCGGGTCGCCGCGCTGAAGGAACTCACGTGGTTCTACGTGATCAACAGGCCTCCGCTTGCCATCCAGCAGGAAGGCCAGAAGCGGATCATCGGTTCGCTCTTCGATCGGTTGATGATGTGCTTGGAGAAGTCTCCGAGTAGTCCGAAAATCCCCATCCAACTCCGGGGGATCTATCGCGACATCACGCATGATGACACGGCGGAGGGTACTTCGGAGAGGAGCAAGGAAGCCGGATGTGCCCGGGCTGTCACCGACTACATCTGTCTGCTTACCGAAGCGCAAGCGGTCGATCTCGGCGAGCGTCTGGCGGGGCGGTCGCAGAGCTCGATGTTCGGGACCTGGTTCAACTGA
- a CDS encoding glycoside hydrolase family 16 protein: MSTSGKFRAAAVAALSVAALGLAPGAAAGAAGCGALFDDFHYGSHTDGLLAQHGWQVRSGAGGPGVGGARWAPEGITFPTSDGDKVLQLASTTDGTPAGTTQTEIMQPDRRFFEGTYAARIRFSDAPASGPDGDRINQTFFTISPLRYDNDPIYSELDFSEYLPNGGWGEAGPVNFQTSWHTYTPDPWYAENKSDSQRRSIDGWRSVVATVSDGHVRYYIDGALVADHDRSGPFDVYPRQNMSLNVNQWFIDLTQHSGGTSTYLEQVDWVYYAKNEVLTPQAAADRAASYRSSGVRFTDDLGGC; the protein is encoded by the coding sequence ATGTCGACCTCAGGGAAGTTCCGCGCCGCCGCCGTCGCGGCGCTGTCGGTCGCCGCACTGGGTCTGGCGCCGGGCGCCGCCGCCGGAGCGGCCGGCTGCGGGGCGCTGTTCGACGACTTCCACTACGGCTCGCACACCGACGGTCTCCTCGCCCAGCACGGCTGGCAGGTGCGGTCCGGCGCAGGCGGCCCGGGCGTCGGCGGCGCACGGTGGGCACCCGAGGGCATCACGTTCCCGACGTCCGACGGGGACAAGGTGCTGCAACTCGCCTCAACCACCGACGGCACGCCCGCGGGGACGACCCAGACCGAGATCATGCAGCCCGACCGGCGGTTCTTCGAAGGGACATACGCGGCGCGGATCCGCTTCTCCGACGCGCCGGCGTCCGGCCCCGACGGTGACCGGATCAACCAGACGTTCTTCACGATCAGCCCGCTCCGCTACGACAACGACCCGATCTACAGCGAGCTGGACTTCTCGGAGTACCTGCCCAACGGCGGGTGGGGCGAGGCGGGGCCGGTGAACTTCCAGACCAGCTGGCACACCTACACGCCGGATCCCTGGTACGCCGAGAACAAGAGCGACAGCCAGCGCCGCAGCATCGACGGATGGCGCTCCGTCGTCGCGACGGTGTCCGACGGGCACGTGCGGTACTACATCGACGGCGCGCTGGTGGCCGACCACGACCGAAGCGGGCCGTTCGACGTGTACCCGCGGCAGAACATGTCGTTGAACGTGAATCAGTGGTTCATCGACCTCACGCAGCACAGCGGCGGGACGAGCACCTACCTCGAACAGGTGGACTGGGTCTACTACGCGAAGAACGAGGTACTGACACCGCAGGCCGCCGCCGACCGGGCCGCGTCGTACCGGTCTTCGGGCGTGCGGTTCACCGACGATCTCGGTGGCTGTTAG